One stretch of Saccharopolyspora erythraea DNA includes these proteins:
- a CDS encoding aldehyde dehydrogenase family protein encodes MVTGYWIAGHAATSDATFEVRHPYDGSAVATACYATDADVERAVAAAHACRGEFAALPAHARAAALDHVVRRLGERAAEIADLITAENGKPVFWARAEVNRAISTFRWAAEEARRFSGELQRLDTDPGGTGRMALVRRVPRGPVLGIAPFNFPLNLVVHKIAPALAAGVPIVLKPAPKTPLSALVLGEILAETDLPAGSWSIVTTTNEKAAELVADPRLPVVSFTGSGPVGFGIQAAAPHKHVTLELGGNAAAVVCPDWTDLDFAAERIATFAMYQAGQSCISVQRVFAHRDVYDELVARIVKAVEAQGTGDPRGEATRVGPLIDTAAAERVEQWVDEAVEAGARLLTGGVREGSTYAPTVLADVPADTKVSCEEVFGPVLTIAPVDSVDEAFAEVNASRFGLQTGVFTKDLQTAFRASAELEVGGVIVGDVPSFRADQMPYGGVKESGVGREGVRAAMTDLTEERVTVLTGITL; translated from the coding sequence ATGGTCACCGGGTACTGGATCGCCGGCCATGCCGCGACGAGCGACGCGACGTTCGAGGTGCGCCACCCCTACGACGGCTCCGCCGTCGCGACGGCGTGCTACGCCACCGACGCCGACGTCGAGCGCGCCGTGGCCGCCGCGCACGCGTGCCGCGGCGAGTTCGCCGCGCTGCCCGCGCACGCCCGCGCCGCGGCGCTGGACCACGTCGTGCGGAGGCTGGGCGAGCGGGCCGCCGAGATCGCCGACCTCATCACCGCCGAGAACGGCAAGCCGGTGTTCTGGGCCCGCGCCGAGGTCAACCGCGCGATCTCGACCTTCCGCTGGGCAGCCGAGGAGGCCCGCCGGTTTTCCGGCGAGCTCCAGCGCCTGGACACCGACCCCGGCGGCACCGGCCGGATGGCCCTGGTCCGCCGGGTGCCGCGCGGACCGGTGCTCGGCATCGCGCCGTTCAACTTCCCGCTGAACCTGGTCGTGCACAAGATCGCCCCGGCGCTGGCGGCGGGCGTGCCGATCGTGCTCAAGCCCGCGCCGAAAACCCCGCTGTCGGCTCTGGTGCTCGGTGAGATCCTGGCCGAGACCGACCTGCCCGCCGGTTCCTGGTCCATCGTCACCACCACCAACGAGAAGGCGGCCGAGCTGGTCGCCGACCCTCGGCTCCCCGTGGTGTCCTTCACCGGGTCCGGCCCGGTCGGCTTCGGCATCCAGGCCGCAGCCCCGCACAAGCACGTCACCCTCGAACTCGGCGGCAACGCCGCGGCGGTGGTCTGCCCGGACTGGACCGACCTGGACTTCGCCGCCGAGCGCATCGCCACCTTCGCGATGTACCAGGCCGGGCAGTCGTGCATCTCGGTGCAGCGCGTCTTCGCCCACCGCGACGTCTACGACGAACTGGTCGCCCGCATCGTCAAGGCCGTCGAGGCGCAGGGCACCGGCGACCCGCGCGGCGAGGCCACCAGGGTCGGCCCGCTGATCGACACCGCCGCCGCGGAGCGCGTCGAGCAGTGGGTGGACGAGGCCGTCGAGGCGGGTGCCCGCCTGCTCACCGGCGGCGTCCGCGAGGGCAGCACCTATGCGCCGACGGTGCTGGCCGACGTGCCCGCGGACACGAAGGTCTCCTGCGAGGAGGTCTTCGGGCCGGTGCTGACCATCGCGCCGGTCGACTCGGTGGACGAGGCGTTCGCCGAGGTCAACGCATCCCGGTTCGGCCTGCAGACCGGAGTGTTCACCAAGGACCTCCAGACGGCGTTCCGCGCGTCGGCCGAGCTGGAGGTCGGCGGCGTGATCGTCGGCGACGTGCCGAGCTTCCGAGCCGATCAGATGCCCTACGGCGGGGTGAAGGAGTCCGGCGTGGGCCGCGAAGGGGTCCGTGCGGCGATGACCGACCTCACCGAGGAGCGCGTCACCGTGCTGACCGGCATCACCCTCTGA
- a CDS encoding M50 family metallopeptidase: MLVVLGILIFFVGLLLSIAWHELGHLMWAKLFGVKVTQYMVGFGRTIWSRKKGETEYGLKLIPFGGYIRMIGMFPPKKDEEYGRSASSSPWRTMIEDARQAVAEEVRPEDAHRQFYQRKPWKRVIVMFGGPFMNLILAVVIFSGILMGYGTAEPTTTVGRVSECVLPATAQCPPDAPRTPAAAAGFQAGDKIVEFNGRPYASWDELQLAIRQSSGTVPVVVERDGHRLTLHPSLVQNEMPNLEDTDEMVKVGFLGLAPTTALVKQDIPGVVNTMGEMIGMTVQKVVELPQRVPDLVSAIFGGERQDDSPVGIVGASRLGGEVLSYDQFSVGARIVMMFNLLAGVNLSLFVLNMLPILPLDGGHIAGALWESVRRKFAKLVRRPDPGPFDTARLMPLAYGVSLVFIAYSLLVLVADIVNPVTIF, from the coding sequence ATGCTGGTCGTCCTGGGCATCCTGATCTTCTTCGTCGGGTTGCTGCTCTCGATCGCCTGGCACGAGCTCGGCCACCTGATGTGGGCCAAGCTCTTCGGCGTCAAGGTCACCCAGTACATGGTCGGCTTCGGCCGCACGATCTGGTCCCGCAAGAAGGGCGAGACCGAGTACGGGCTCAAGCTCATCCCGTTCGGCGGCTACATCCGCATGATCGGGATGTTCCCGCCGAAGAAGGACGAGGAGTACGGCCGCTCGGCCTCGTCCTCGCCGTGGCGCACGATGATCGAGGACGCCCGGCAGGCCGTCGCGGAGGAGGTCCGCCCCGAGGACGCGCACCGGCAGTTCTACCAGCGCAAGCCGTGGAAGCGCGTCATCGTGATGTTCGGCGGCCCGTTCATGAACCTGATCCTGGCCGTGGTGATCTTCTCCGGGATCCTGATGGGCTACGGCACCGCCGAGCCGACGACCACGGTCGGCAGGGTGAGCGAGTGCGTGCTGCCCGCGACCGCGCAGTGCCCGCCGGACGCCCCGCGAACCCCCGCCGCGGCGGCCGGCTTCCAGGCCGGTGACAAGATCGTCGAGTTCAACGGGCGCCCCTACGCCTCCTGGGACGAGCTCCAGCTCGCCATCAGGCAGTCCAGCGGCACGGTCCCCGTGGTCGTCGAACGCGACGGCCACCGGCTGACCCTGCACCCGAGCCTGGTGCAGAACGAGATGCCCAACCTCGAGGACACCGACGAGATGGTCAAGGTCGGCTTCCTCGGCCTGGCACCGACGACGGCGCTGGTCAAGCAGGACATCCCCGGTGTGGTCAACACCATGGGCGAGATGATCGGCATGACCGTGCAGAAGGTCGTCGAGCTGCCGCAGCGGGTGCCGGACCTGGTCTCGGCGATCTTCGGCGGCGAACGCCAGGACGACTCGCCGGTCGGCATCGTCGGCGCCAGCAGGCTCGGCGGCGAGGTGCTGTCCTACGACCAGTTCTCCGTGGGCGCGCGGATCGTGATGATGTTCAACCTGCTGGCCGGGGTGAACCTCTCGCTGTTCGTGCTGAACATGCTGCCGATCCTGCCGCTGGACGGCGGGCACATCGCCGGGGCGCTGTGGGAGTCGGTCCGGCGGAAGTTCGCCAAGCTGGTCCGCAGGCCCGATCCGGGGCCGTTCGACACCGCGCGGCTCATGCCGCTGGCCTACGGCGTCAGCCTGGTGTTCATCGCCTACTCGCTGCTGGTGCTGGTGGCCGACATCGTCAACCCGGTGACGATCTTCTAG
- a CDS encoding GlsB/YeaQ/YmgE family stress response membrane protein produces the protein MGIIGWIVLGLIVGAIAKAIMPGKDPGGILVTMLLGVVGAFLGGLIGNFIFGVGIDRFWSLSTWLLAILGSVIVLGIYRAVVGRKAVGKG, from the coding sequence ATGGGCATCATCGGATGGATCGTGCTCGGACTCATCGTGGGCGCCATCGCGAAGGCCATCATGCCCGGCAAGGACCCGGGTGGGATCCTCGTCACGATGCTGCTGGGGGTCGTCGGCGCGTTCTTGGGCGGTCTGATCGGCAACTTCATCTTCGGCGTCGGCATCGACCGGTTCTGGTCGCTCAGCACCTGGCTGCTGGCGATCCTGGGGTCGGTGATCGTGCTGGGCATCTACCGGGCCGTGGTCGGCCGCAAGGCCGTCGGCAAGGGCTGA
- a CDS encoding GNAT family N-acetyltransferase, producing the protein MLKLAGARLLEERDAVGVRSVLDSDPVAACMVASRVEVAGVHPLRLGGELWGYGSKLDGLCFSGVNLIPLRGRPDAMRAFADRALRRRRVCSSLVGPAEQVLNLWAELEPQWGPAREVRAEQPLMVLSGPPSVAPDPLVRPVRPDELDIYLPAAVAMFTEEVGIDPSSDGGAAGYRARVAELIAGGRAFARIEGGQVVFKAEIGAMSRSVGQIQGVWVHPDRRSTGIGTAGTAAVADRLVRGLRRTASLYVNDFNIGARIAYRKVGFQELGSFATVLF; encoded by the coding sequence GTGCTCAAGCTCGCCGGTGCCCGGCTTCTGGAGGAACGGGACGCGGTCGGTGTCCGCTCGGTGCTGGACTCCGACCCCGTCGCGGCATGCATGGTCGCGTCGCGGGTCGAGGTGGCCGGTGTCCACCCGCTCCGGCTCGGTGGCGAACTGTGGGGCTACGGCAGCAAGCTCGACGGGCTGTGCTTCTCCGGCGTGAACCTGATCCCGCTGCGTGGGCGGCCGGACGCCATGCGGGCCTTCGCCGACCGGGCCCTGCGCCGCCGCCGCGTCTGCTCGTCGCTGGTCGGCCCGGCCGAGCAGGTCCTCAACCTGTGGGCGGAGCTGGAGCCGCAGTGGGGTCCGGCCCGCGAGGTACGGGCGGAGCAGCCGCTGATGGTGCTCTCGGGGCCGCCCAGCGTGGCCCCCGACCCGCTGGTCCGGCCGGTTCGCCCCGACGAGCTCGACATCTACCTGCCCGCCGCGGTGGCGATGTTCACCGAGGAGGTCGGCATCGACCCGTCCAGCGACGGGGGAGCGGCAGGCTACCGGGCGCGGGTCGCCGAGCTGATCGCCGGCGGCCGGGCCTTCGCCCGCATCGAGGGCGGCCAGGTGGTCTTCAAGGCCGAGATCGGGGCGATGTCGCGGTCGGTGGGGCAGATCCAGGGCGTCTGGGTGCATCCGGACCGCCGCAGCACCGGGATCGGCACGGCGGGCACCGCGGCGGTGGCCGACCGGCTGGTGCGCGGGCTCCGGCGCACCGCGAGCCTGTACGTCAACGACTTCAACATCGGTGCCCGGATCGCCTACCGCAAGGTCGGGTTCCAGGAGCTCGGCTCGTTCGCGACCGTCCTGTTCTGA
- a CDS encoding penicillin-binding transpeptidase domain-containing protein — MAGLLLLLPTAGCGVFDSGPSAGDVASAFLRAYTAGDVAGAAARTNAPDAARPVLEANREALAPKAATAKLGKVEEADTATANYDLTWDFGDGRSWSYPASMQLVEDDQGWKVRWAPSVIHPDLGAQQTLAFQEQRPDPGPVLDRDGVQLMGLEQLVTVSLNPQEAGDVPGVAGRLAAALSSVEPAITQQSIMDGVARTPAGQPYAVVTLRQADYERVRSGVYNLPGVRFPAQEKLVTAERGYGSQVLAGLARTVDDQIQAGTGWRVVARNDFNGAVVRTLHDVPARPVPAVHSTLSDRAQRAAEGAVDPVPQAAMMVALRPSNGEVLAVAQNAPADAQGAVALTGQYPPGSTFKIATAAAALESGGIGIDTPVQCPPKKPFDGRVIPNDKEFDLGTVPLRTAFAKSCNTTFAQLSVDQRTGALTDAAKRLGVGVDFEMTGATTITGAAPEAEATVQRAENGIGQGKVLASPFGMALAAATVANGSMPVPTLVQGTQTKVDATPQPLSQRTLDQLRPMMREVVTSGTATALAGSGEVAGKTGTAQFGDGTHSHGWFVGYRGDLAFAVLVTDAGTSGPAIEAAKRFLSAAP, encoded by the coding sequence ATGGCCGGGCTGCTGCTGTTGCTGCCGACCGCGGGCTGCGGGGTCTTCGACTCCGGTCCTTCCGCCGGCGACGTGGCTTCGGCGTTCCTGCGGGCCTACACCGCGGGTGACGTGGCCGGGGCGGCTGCCCGCACCAACGCTCCCGACGCGGCGCGGCCGGTGCTGGAGGCCAACCGCGAGGCCCTGGCTCCGAAGGCGGCCACGGCCAAGCTTGGCAAGGTCGAGGAAGCCGACACCGCGACCGCGAACTACGACCTGACCTGGGATTTCGGTGACGGCCGCAGCTGGTCCTACCCGGCCTCGATGCAACTGGTCGAGGACGACCAGGGCTGGAAGGTCCGCTGGGCCCCGTCGGTGATCCACCCCGACCTCGGCGCCCAGCAGACGCTCGCCTTCCAGGAGCAGCGGCCCGACCCGGGGCCGGTGCTCGACCGCGACGGGGTGCAGCTCATGGGCCTCGAGCAGCTGGTGACGGTGAGCCTGAACCCGCAGGAGGCCGGGGACGTGCCCGGCGTCGCGGGCAGGCTCGCGGCGGCGCTGAGCAGCGTCGAGCCCGCGATCACCCAGCAGTCGATCATGGATGGCGTGGCCAGGACGCCCGCCGGCCAGCCCTACGCGGTGGTGACGCTGCGGCAGGCCGACTACGAGCGCGTCAGGTCCGGTGTCTACAACCTGCCGGGTGTCAGGTTCCCGGCGCAGGAGAAGCTGGTCACCGCCGAGCGCGGCTACGGCTCGCAGGTGCTCGCCGGACTGGCCAGGACGGTGGACGACCAGATCCAGGCCGGTACCGGCTGGCGCGTGGTCGCCCGCAACGACTTCAACGGAGCCGTGGTGCGGACGCTGCACGACGTTCCGGCGCGCCCGGTGCCCGCGGTGCACTCCACGCTCAGCGACCGGGCGCAGCGCGCCGCGGAAGGGGCAGTGGACCCGGTGCCGCAGGCGGCGATGATGGTCGCGCTGCGCCCCTCCAACGGTGAGGTGCTCGCGGTGGCGCAGAACGCCCCGGCCGACGCGCAGGGCGCGGTCGCGCTGACCGGCCAGTACCCGCCCGGCTCGACCTTCAAGATCGCGACGGCGGCGGCCGCGCTGGAGTCGGGCGGGATCGGCATCGACACCCCGGTGCAGTGCCCGCCCAAGAAGCCGTTCGACGGCCGGGTCATCCCCAACGACAAGGAGTTCGACCTCGGTACCGTCCCGCTGCGGACCGCCTTCGCGAAGTCCTGCAACACGACGTTCGCGCAGCTCTCGGTCGACCAGCGCACCGGCGCCCTGACCGACGCGGCCAAGCGCCTGGGCGTCGGGGTGGACTTCGAGATGACCGGTGCCACCACGATCACCGGTGCCGCCCCGGAGGCCGAGGCGACCGTGCAGCGCGCCGAGAACGGCATCGGGCAGGGCAAGGTGCTGGCGAGCCCGTTCGGGATGGCGCTGGCCGCGGCGACGGTGGCCAACGGCTCGATGCCGGTCCCGACGCTGGTGCAGGGCACCCAGACCAAGGTCGACGCGACGCCGCAGCCGCTCTCCCAGCGCACCCTCGACCAGCTCCGGCCGATGATGCGCGAGGTCGTCACCTCGGGCACCGCGACCGCTCTGGCCGGGTCCGGGGAGGTCGCGGGCAAGACCGGTACCGCGCAGTTCGGCGACGGCACGCACTCGCACGGCTGGTTCGTCGGCTATCGGGGCGACCTGGCGTTCGCGGTGCTGGTCACCGACGCCGGGACGTCCGGCCCGGCGATCGAGGCGGCCAAGCGGTTCCTCTCCGCCGCGCCGTGA
- the speB gene encoding agmatinase: MTRIGNMHGPDFTYLGVPKADLDDESTYADADVVIIGAPFDGGTGHRSGCRMGPMAIRGCDYLPHDGSRPHLSLRVDPLQELKIVDVGDVLMPAGDTEKSLERIGEAVRKVCAAGAIPVCIGGDHTIALADITGVARHHGWGRVSVVHFDAHADTGDIIHGELVGHGTPMRRLLESGACRGDRFLQLGLRGYWPEPETLEWMARQGMRCFEMAEIVDRGLDDVLTEASRIALDDCDGVFISVDIDVVDPGMAPGTGTPEPGGFTSRQLLDSVRRLCLELPVVGVEVVEVSPPYDHADITVALGNRVVLEALSAIAARRRGVPVNPARPLLEGR; the protein is encoded by the coding sequence ATGACCAGGATCGGCAACATGCACGGCCCCGACTTCACCTACCTCGGGGTGCCCAAGGCCGACCTCGACGACGAATCCACCTACGCCGACGCCGACGTCGTCATCATCGGCGCGCCCTTCGACGGCGGCACCGGGCACCGGTCCGGCTGCCGGATGGGGCCGATGGCGATCCGCGGCTGCGACTACCTGCCGCACGACGGCTCCCGGCCGCACCTGTCGCTGCGGGTCGACCCGTTGCAGGAGCTGAAGATCGTCGACGTGGGCGACGTCCTGATGCCCGCAGGCGACACCGAGAAGTCCCTGGAGCGCATCGGCGAGGCGGTGCGCAAGGTGTGCGCGGCGGGCGCGATCCCGGTGTGCATCGGCGGCGACCACACCATCGCGCTGGCCGACATCACCGGCGTCGCCCGCCATCACGGCTGGGGGCGGGTGTCGGTGGTGCACTTCGACGCCCACGCCGACACCGGCGACATCATCCACGGCGAGCTGGTCGGCCACGGCACGCCGATGCGGCGGCTGCTGGAGTCCGGCGCGTGCCGGGGCGACCGGTTCCTCCAGCTCGGCCTGCGCGGGTACTGGCCGGAGCCGGAGACCCTGGAGTGGATGGCCCGGCAGGGCATGCGGTGCTTCGAGATGGCCGAGATCGTCGACCGGGGCCTGGACGACGTGCTGACCGAGGCGTCGCGCATCGCCCTCGACGACTGCGACGGCGTGTTCATCTCCGTCGACATCGACGTCGTCGACCCGGGCATGGCACCGGGTACCGGCACCCCCGAGCCCGGCGGCTTCACCTCGCGCCAGCTGCTCGACTCGGTGCGCAGGCTGTGCCTGGAGCTGCCGGTGGTCGGCGTCGAGGTGGTGGAGGTGTCCCCGCCGTACGACCACGCCGACATCACCGTCGCGCTCGGCAACCGGGTGGTGCTCGAGGCGCTGTCGGCCATCGCCGCCCGCCGCCGGGGCGTGCCGGTGAACCCGGCGCGTCCGCTGCTCGAAGGTCGCTGA
- the dxr gene encoding 1-deoxy-D-xylulose-5-phosphate reductoisomerase, which translates to MAAMPPVNPHPDPAAAPAPPARGEPRTVVVLGSTGSIGTQALDVIRQNPDWFRVAGIAAGGSDPAALAAQALEFGVGAVAVAKGTAVEDVQLALYAEAQRLGYAAGDFKLPRLLAGPDAATELVETTPADVVLNGVDGSRGLKPTLAALASGAQLALANKESLIAGGSLVLRAAKPGQIVPVDSEHSALAQCLLGGRAHEVDRLVLTASGGPFRGRRAEELREVTLEQALAHPTWSMGSVVTINSATLVNKGLELIEAHLLFGIPYERIDVVVHPQSIVHSMVTFTDGSTLAQASPPNMRLPIALGLDWPNRVPGAAPALSFTEAMSWTFEPVDNEAFPAVELARHAGSTGGGLPAIYNAANEEALAAFVAGNLGFTSIVHTVGEVLSEADQWRAEPASVEEVFAAEEWARVRARELAAAGRSN; encoded by the coding sequence ATGGCCGCGATGCCTCCCGTGAACCCGCACCCAGACCCCGCAGCCGCACCGGCTCCTCCGGCGCGCGGCGAGCCACGGACCGTGGTCGTGCTCGGCTCGACCGGGTCGATCGGAACCCAGGCGTTGGACGTGATCCGGCAGAACCCGGACTGGTTCCGCGTCGCCGGGATCGCGGCGGGAGGCAGCGACCCCGCCGCGCTGGCCGCGCAGGCCCTGGAGTTCGGCGTCGGCGCCGTCGCCGTGGCCAAGGGCACCGCGGTCGAGGACGTGCAGCTCGCGCTCTACGCCGAGGCGCAGCGCCTCGGCTACGCGGCGGGCGACTTCAAGCTGCCGCGCCTGCTGGCCGGCCCCGACGCCGCCACCGAGCTGGTCGAGACCACACCGGCCGACGTGGTGCTCAACGGCGTCGACGGCTCGCGCGGCCTGAAGCCGACGCTGGCCGCGCTGGCTTCCGGCGCCCAGCTCGCGCTGGCCAACAAGGAGTCGCTGATCGCGGGCGGCTCGCTGGTGCTGCGGGCCGCGAAGCCGGGCCAGATCGTCCCGGTCGACTCCGAGCACTCCGCGCTGGCCCAGTGCCTGCTCGGCGGCCGTGCCCACGAGGTCGACCGGCTGGTGCTGACCGCATCGGGCGGGCCGTTCCGCGGGCGCCGCGCCGAGGAGCTGCGCGAGGTGACCCTGGAGCAGGCGCTGGCCCATCCGACCTGGTCGATGGGCAGCGTGGTGACCATCAACTCGGCGACCCTGGTCAACAAGGGCCTGGAGCTGATCGAGGCGCACCTGCTGTTCGGCATCCCCTACGAGCGCATCGACGTGGTGGTGCACCCGCAGTCGATCGTGCACTCGATGGTGACCTTCACCGACGGCTCGACGCTGGCCCAGGCCAGCCCGCCGAACATGCGGCTGCCGATCGCGCTCGGCCTGGACTGGCCGAACCGGGTACCCGGCGCGGCACCGGCGCTGTCGTTCACCGAGGCGATGTCCTGGACCTTCGAGCCGGTCGACAACGAGGCGTTCCCGGCGGTGGAGCTGGCCAGGCACGCGGGCAGCACGGGAGGCGGCCTGCCCGCGATCTACAACGCCGCCAACGAGGAGGCGCTGGCCGCCTTCGTCGCGGGCAACCTCGGTTTCACATCGATCGTGCACACTGTCGGTGAGGTGCTCTCCGAGGCGGACCAGTGGCGGGCCGAGCCGGCGAGTGTGGAAGAGGTCTTCGCGGCCGAGGAGTGGGCGCGGGTGCGCGCCCGGGAGCTGGCCGCGGCAGGGAGGTCGAACTAG
- a CDS encoding aminoglycoside phosphotransferase family protein: MLIDVPDALLAAHGHDWAAALPGLVADLLDRWDLRPDGPARHGMAGLVLPVTRTGEPAVLKLQPEHTAAAIGLRAWDGRGAVRLLDHAPDRGAMLLERLDASRPLSVLPDDTAATQVLAELLARLGAVPAPPGLPHLSDVAAAMLAEVPGALPALPDAGERRLLRICAAAVAEVLDEPGDRLLHWDLHHDNVLAGQREPWLAIDPEPLVGDPGFDLWPALDGRWDAVTATAEPKRAVLRRFDLLTGVLGLDRRRAAAWTLGRVLQNALWEVEDGKHALPPADVVIARALLSR, translated from the coding sequence ATGCTCATCGACGTACCCGACGCGCTGCTCGCCGCGCACGGCCACGACTGGGCGGCAGCCCTGCCCGGTTTGGTCGCGGACCTGCTGGACCGCTGGGACCTGCGGCCGGACGGTCCGGCCCGGCACGGAATGGCCGGCCTGGTCCTGCCGGTGACCAGGACGGGCGAGCCCGCCGTGCTGAAGCTCCAGCCCGAGCACACCGCCGCCGCTATCGGCCTGCGGGCGTGGGACGGGCGCGGCGCGGTGCGACTACTCGACCACGCCCCCGACCGCGGCGCGATGCTGCTGGAACGCCTGGACGCGTCCCGGCCGCTGTCAGTGCTGCCCGACGACACCGCCGCCACGCAGGTGCTCGCCGAGCTGCTGGCGCGCCTGGGCGCAGTGCCCGCGCCGCCAGGGCTTCCGCACCTGTCCGACGTCGCGGCCGCGATGCTCGCCGAGGTGCCGGGCGCCCTGCCCGCGCTGCCCGACGCCGGCGAGCGCCGGCTACTGCGCATTTGCGCGGCCGCCGTGGCCGAAGTGCTCGACGAGCCGGGCGATCGGCTGCTGCACTGGGACCTGCACCACGACAACGTTCTCGCCGGTCAGCGCGAACCGTGGTTGGCCATCGACCCCGAACCGCTGGTCGGCGACCCGGGTTTCGACCTGTGGCCCGCGCTGGACGGCCGCTGGGACGCCGTGACGGCCACCGCTGAACCCAAGCGCGCGGTGCTGCGGCGCTTCGACCTGCTCACCGGAGTGCTCGGGCTCGACCGCCGCCGCGCCGCGGCATGGACGCTCGGCCGGGTGCTGCAAAACGCGCTGTGGGAGGTCGAGGACGGCAAGCACGCGCTGCCGCCCGCCGACGTCGTCATCGCCCGGGCCCTGCTGAGCCGCTGA
- the ispG gene encoding flavodoxin-dependent (E)-4-hydroxy-3-methylbut-2-enyl-diphosphate synthase: MTVDLGMPAAPLPVLAERRKTRQLKVGPVGVGSEHPISVQSMTTTNTADINGTLQQIAELTASGCDIVRVACPSADDAEALPAIAKKSQIPVIADIHFQPKYVFAAIEAGCAGVRVNPGNIRKFDDQVKEIAQAAKDHGTPIRIGVNAGSLDPRLLKKHGKATPEALAESALWEASLFAEHDFHDIKISVKHNDPVVMVRAYELLAEQCDYPLHLGVTEAGPAFQGTIKSAVAFGALLRQGIGDTIRVSLSAPPVEEIKVGAQILQSLNLRPRKLEIVSCPSCGRAQVDVYKLADEVTAGLEGMEVPLRVAVMGCVVNGPGEAREADLGVASGNGKGQIFVKGEVIKTVPEHQIVETLIEEAMRIAEGMESAEEADSGAPVVTVG; encoded by the coding sequence ATGACCGTCGACCTGGGCATGCCCGCCGCGCCGCTCCCGGTGCTGGCCGAACGGCGCAAGACCCGCCAACTCAAGGTTGGGCCGGTCGGCGTGGGCAGTGAGCACCCCATCTCGGTGCAGAGCATGACCACGACCAACACGGCGGACATCAACGGCACCCTGCAGCAGATCGCCGAGCTGACAGCCTCCGGCTGCGACATCGTCAGGGTCGCCTGCCCGAGCGCCGACGACGCCGAGGCGCTGCCCGCGATCGCCAAGAAGTCGCAGATCCCGGTCATCGCCGACATCCACTTCCAGCCCAAGTACGTCTTCGCCGCGATCGAGGCGGGCTGCGCGGGCGTGCGGGTCAACCCCGGCAACATCCGCAAGTTCGACGACCAGGTCAAGGAGATCGCGCAGGCCGCCAAGGACCACGGCACGCCGATCCGGATCGGCGTCAACGCCGGTTCGCTCGACCCGCGGCTGCTCAAGAAGCACGGCAAGGCCACCCCGGAGGCGCTGGCCGAGTCGGCGCTGTGGGAGGCGAGCCTGTTCGCCGAGCACGACTTCCACGACATCAAGATCTCGGTCAAGCACAACGACCCGGTCGTGATGGTGCGCGCCTACGAGCTCCTGGCCGAGCAGTGCGACTACCCGCTGCACCTGGGCGTCACCGAGGCCGGGCCGGCGTTCCAGGGCACGATCAAGTCGGCGGTGGCCTTCGGCGCGCTGCTGCGCCAGGGCATCGGCGACACCATCCGGGTGTCGCTGTCGGCCCCGCCGGTCGAGGAGATCAAGGTCGGCGCGCAGATCCTGCAGTCGCTGAACCTGCGCCCGCGCAAGCTGGAGATCGTCTCCTGCCCGTCCTGCGGCCGCGCCCAGGTCGACGTCTACAAGCTCGCCGACGAGGTCACCGCGGGCCTGGAGGGCATGGAGGTGCCGCTGCGCGTGGCGGTGATGGGCTGTGTGGTGAACGGTCCCGGTGAGGCCCGCGAGGCCGACCTCGGCGTGGCCTCCGGCAACGGCAAGGGCCAGATCTTCGTCAAGGGCGAGGTCATCAAGACCGTGCCCGAGCACCAGATCGTGGAGACCCTCATCGAGGAGGCCATGCGCATCGCCGAGGGCATGGAGTCCGCCGAGGAGGCCGACTCCGGCGCTCCGGTCGTCACCGTCGGCTGA
- a CDS encoding DUF2631 domain-containing protein, protein MAGVAQEGIVASTELEKKPSQAIDPAEEPSVEWGWHGGFPKGTQIAGWFSVFAVLVMLIGNHQGILSGGGQFKTEDGWLVAIAAALAIGLLMDLRRKRTSWRR, encoded by the coding sequence GTGGCCGGTGTTGCACAGGAGGGCATCGTGGCGAGCACCGAGCTGGAGAAGAAGCCCAGCCAGGCCATCGACCCGGCCGAGGAGCCGTCGGTCGAGTGGGGTTGGCACGGAGGTTTCCCGAAGGGGACCCAGATCGCCGGCTGGTTCTCCGTCTTCGCCGTGCTGGTGATGCTCATCGGCAACCACCAGGGCATCCTCAGCGGTGGCGGACAGTTCAAGACCGAGGACGGCTGGCTGGTCGCGATCGCCGCCGCGCTGGCAATCGGCCTGCTGATGGACCTGCGCCGCAAGCGCACCTCCTGGCGCCGCTGA